In one Vicinamibacterales bacterium genomic region, the following are encoded:
- the acs gene encoding acetate--CoA ligase gives MSEIDALLQENRRFPPSDAWKREAIIGDPAVYARAAADPEAFWAGFARELEWTSPFTRVLEWTSPHAKWFGGGTLNASVNCVDRHVRGPRRNKAAIVWEGEPGDRRTLTYWDLYRQVNAFAGVLKNLGVGRGDRVAIYLPLVPEAAIAMLACARIGAVHNVVFGGFSSESLRDRINDAQATVLVTADGGYRRGQIVPLKQMADEALRDTPSIRSVVVYQRQAGAPIPVHMQEGRDHWYHRLMQDAPLYTEPEAMDAEDMLYILYTSGTTGKPKGIVHTTGGYLTGTYATTKWVFDLKEHDVYWCTADIGWVTGHSYVVYGPLANGATVVMYEGAPDWPRKDRFWEIIERHGVTILYTAPTAIRAFMRWGTEWPATRDLSSLRLLGSVGEPINPEAWMWYYVNVGHERCPIVDTWWQTETGMIMITPLPGITDLKPGSATRPFPGVAAENRDKSGKRVEHGGGLLTLTRPWPAMLRGIYGDPERFVKQYWSQWQDGSYFTGDGARLDDDGFYWLLGRVDDVLNVAGHRLGTMEVESALVDDPRVAEAAVVGKSHEIKGQAVAAFVTLKEGTKPSDELAAELKEHVVHKIGAIARPDQILFTADLPKTRSGKIMRRLLRDIAEGKALGDTTTLADPNVVAHLKAAYEDKEG, from the coding sequence ATGAGCGAAATCGACGCACTGCTCCAGGAGAACCGCCGCTTCCCGCCATCGGACGCGTGGAAGCGCGAGGCCATCATCGGCGACCCGGCCGTCTACGCACGTGCCGCCGCTGATCCCGAAGCCTTCTGGGCCGGGTTCGCGCGCGAGCTCGAATGGACGTCGCCGTTCACACGGGTGCTCGAGTGGACATCGCCACACGCCAAGTGGTTCGGGGGCGGCACGCTGAACGCGAGCGTGAACTGTGTCGACCGTCATGTCCGCGGTCCGAGGCGCAACAAGGCGGCCATCGTCTGGGAAGGGGAGCCGGGCGACCGCCGGACGCTCACCTACTGGGATCTCTATCGTCAGGTGAACGCCTTCGCGGGGGTGCTGAAGAACCTGGGAGTCGGGCGCGGCGACCGGGTCGCGATCTACCTGCCGCTCGTACCCGAGGCGGCGATCGCGATGCTGGCCTGCGCGCGGATCGGCGCCGTGCACAACGTGGTGTTCGGCGGCTTCAGCTCGGAGTCCCTTCGCGATCGGATCAACGACGCGCAGGCGACCGTGCTGGTGACCGCCGACGGCGGCTACCGCCGCGGCCAGATCGTGCCGCTCAAGCAGATGGCCGACGAGGCGCTCCGCGACACGCCGTCCATCCGCAGCGTCGTCGTCTACCAGCGCCAGGCCGGCGCGCCGATCCCCGTGCACATGCAGGAGGGGCGCGATCACTGGTACCACCGCCTGATGCAGGACGCGCCGCTCTACACTGAGCCCGAGGCGATGGACGCCGAGGACATGCTCTACATCCTCTATACCTCCGGCACCACCGGGAAGCCGAAGGGTATCGTCCACACGACCGGCGGCTATCTCACCGGCACCTACGCCACCACGAAATGGGTGTTCGATCTCAAGGAGCACGACGTCTACTGGTGCACCGCCGATATTGGATGGGTCACCGGGCACAGCTACGTCGTGTATGGGCCGCTCGCCAACGGCGCCACCGTCGTCATGTACGAGGGAGCGCCGGACTGGCCCCGCAAGGATCGCTTCTGGGAGATCATCGAGCGCCACGGCGTGACGATCCTGTACACGGCGCCGACGGCGATTCGCGCGTTCATGCGCTGGGGCACCGAATGGCCCGCCACACGCGATCTCAGCTCGCTGCGTCTGCTCGGGTCAGTTGGTGAGCCGATCAACCCCGAAGCGTGGATGTGGTACTACGTGAACGTCGGGCACGAGCGCTGTCCGATCGTCGACACGTGGTGGCAGACCGAGACCGGCATGATCATGATCACGCCGCTCCCCGGCATCACCGACCTCAAGCCCGGATCTGCGACGCGGCCCTTTCCGGGCGTCGCCGCGGAAAACCGCGACAAGAGCGGCAAGCGCGTCGAGCACGGCGGCGGCCTGCTCACGCTGACGCGGCCGTGGCCCGCCATGCTCCGCGGCATCTACGGCGACCCCGAACGCTTCGTCAAGCAGTACTGGAGCCAATGGCAGGACGGCTCGTATTTCACCGGCGACGGTGCCCGTCTCGACGACGACGGCTTCTACTGGCTGCTCGGCCGCGTCGACGACGTCCTCAACGTCGCCGGGCACCGTCTCGGGACGATGGAGGTGGAGAGCGCGCTGGTCGATGATCCGCGCGTCGCTGAAGCCGCCGTCGTCGGCAAGTCGCATGAAATCAAAGGACAGGCGGTTGCCGCGTTCGTGACCCTCAAAGAGGGGACGAAGCCCTCCGACGAGCTCGCCGCCGAACTGAAGGAGCACGTCGTCCACAAGATCGGCGCGATCGCGCGGCCCGATCAGATTCTATTCACGGCGGATCTGCCGAAGACGCGGTCGGGCAAGATCATGCGCCGCCTGCTGCGCGACATCGCCGAGGGAAAGGCGCTCGGCGACACCACCACCCTCGCCGACCCGAACGTCGTGGCCCATCTCAAGGCCGCCTACGAGGATAAGGAAGGCTAG
- a CDS encoding tetratricopeptide repeat protein, giving the protein MPAPPHASSPARPASAAPSPGVGTARGTTNGSEFQLALYYQRSGEFEQALIHYSTVLKRDELNVDAHNNVGILYHDKGLYEDAAREFRRVLAINPSYVTARLNLSAVYLKLGRPDAAAAEARAVLATDPRHSDALVNLALAQDAAGQGPEAQLTLRRALEIAPHSAAAHYNLAQMYERTGELALAAEHYRQFLQFAGPAQAGYIADVRARLQAATRGTK; this is encoded by the coding sequence GTGCCAGCACCGCCGCACGCGAGCAGCCCCGCTCGACCTGCGTCTGCAGCGCCGTCTCCCGGCGTCGGGACGGCGAGGGGCACAACGAACGGCAGTGAATTCCAGCTGGCCCTCTACTATCAGCGCAGCGGCGAATTCGAGCAGGCGCTCATCCACTACTCGACCGTGCTGAAGCGCGACGAACTGAACGTCGACGCCCACAATAACGTCGGCATCCTCTACCACGACAAGGGGCTCTACGAGGATGCCGCGCGCGAGTTCAGGCGCGTGCTCGCGATTAATCCGTCCTACGTGACCGCGCGACTGAACCTGTCGGCGGTGTATCTCAAGCTGGGGCGGCCCGATGCGGCGGCTGCGGAAGCCCGGGCCGTGCTGGCGACGGATCCAAGGCACAGTGACGCGCTCGTCAACCTGGCGCTCGCGCAGGATGCGGCGGGGCAGGGGCCGGAGGCGCAGCTCACCCTGAGGCGCGCGCTCGAGATCGCCCCGCACAGCGCCGCCGCGCACTACAATCTGGCGCAGATGTACGAACGCACCGGCGAACTGGCCCTCGCCGCCGAGCACTACCGTCAGTTCCTGCAGTTTGCCGGCCCGGCCCAGGCCGGCTATATAGCCGACGTGCGCGCCCGCCTCCAGGCGGCGACGCGGGGAACCAAATAG